The Rosa chinensis cultivar Old Blush chromosome 7, RchiOBHm-V2, whole genome shotgun sequence DNA segment CCCTTTACAAATTATGCATGCATAAGATCAATTCCAATAAAAAAAGTTCCAGAAAGGTATTCTCACCCGAAACACACCATGTACATCTAATAAGTAATAACACATCAAGAAGAGAAACTCTGCTTCTCTTCCAGGGTATCATTTCAGGGAGTTTTCAATGTCAATCACAAACCGGTATTTCACATCCCTTTTTGTAAGCCTGTCAATAGCTTCATTTGCATATTGAATTGGAATTACTTCAATCATTGGGTGGATTCCATGAGCAGCACAGAAATCTATCATTTCCTGTGTATCCTTTGTTCCACCTGTTATACTACCAGAAATGGTTTTCATACCTGCCAAAAGGTCAATGAATTAAAATCATTAAACTTACAACCATACCCACACCCAAAAGAATATATGAAAActataattttgatcatttgaaAAATGCCAAAGTACCAAGATTAAGGCTTGCAGGACTGAATTTGATTTCACTGGGGAATCCCACCAAGACGAAAATTCCACCAGTCTTTAACAATGCCATGTATGGATCAAATGGGTGATCACCAGACGCTGTGTCAACTATAAAGTCAAGTGACTTCACCAAAGCCTGCATAGCAAAAAGCCGAAAAATGATAAAGAAATACCATAGCAAGTATGGATCACCAATTTCACTATTTCTTTCTGGTCAGGTAAAACCAAAAAGAGTTGCTTTATGACGAAAGAGGATTAATGAATACCAATATACCATAGACTACTATAGATCACCAATTTCACTATTATGTTGCTTACCTTCATCTGCTCTTGGTCAGATGAGACCACAAATTTATCTGCACCAAGCTGACTTAAGGCTTCCTCTTTCTTGGTTATGCTTGTGCTGAAAACTGTTACATTCAAACCAAATGCCTTTCCAAACTTCACTGCCATGTGACCAAGACCACCAAGCCCAATCACGCCTAGAGATTTACCGGGTTGGTTCATCTTATGGCGCATCATAGGAGCATAAACAGTAATTCCAGCACAAAGCAAAGGTGCTGCGGAAGCCAATGGATAGTTATCAGGTATCTTGTAGCAGTACCTGTAATATGAATTGGCATTAGGTTAAAAGAAGTTGAACTTCAAATGCATATACCATTTAGTTCTGAATTATGTAATAGTACAACTATACCAAAGGATGGCAACATTCTATAGCAATAAACTTCATACCTATCGTGAACAACTATGTGACTGGAGTATCCCCCTTTCGTAATTGTACCATCAGCATCAACACCATTAAAAGTGAAAACTGATCCCTTTACGCACTGAACTTCAAGTCCATCATTGCAATACTCACAATCTCTGCATGAGTTGACATAGGTTCCCACTCCAACATGGTCACCGACTTTGAACCGCTTAACATTTGAACCTACCTCTTTTACAATACCCGCAATCTCGTGTCtgtataataaataaataaacaaatagttTTAGAGTGAGAAATACAGCAGCTACTTGTTTATCTATAATAGCGTCAGTCTACATACCCAGGCACTAGAGGGTACTTGGAGTCTCCATGCTTATTTCTGGTCCAAATCACATCAGCATAACAAACTCCGCAATGAGTAATTCTTATGGAAACATCATCGGTTCCAAGATCCCTGAAGATGATCACAAACTTGATTATAGATGCAACTAAACTCTAGAAGATCAACATTCTGAAATCTTGATGCTAAGGCCTAACAATGAGAATTCAGTGATAACTGATATTCCCCAATTCTAACTAGAAGTCTTTTGTCATCACAGCTTAACTGCACTACTTTCAATCACAAAGTGATCTTTAAATCTAAAGTGATGCAACAAGAAGAGCCTTTCTTTAAATCTAAATCTAAAGTGATGCAACAACAAATTACTGAAAATTTGTGCAACTTTTATAGAGTAAGAATGATTCGAAAACACACCTGCGGCTAAATTCATAATGGGATAGAACTCCAGATGGATCCCTTGCAGCATATCCAATGCAATTCCCTTTTTCACTCATTGTTGACTTATCCCTATAAACAAATAGCAAGCAAAAACAGCTTCCATTACGATAAAGCTATGCATGATTAGGCAGTCCATCTCAGACTAACTGACTAAAGCTACCAAATCAATCTCAAAATCCTGAATAACAACTAAAGTGACTGTTATGTGTGACTTACACCAATTGGGTGTCTTAAATTTGGggaaagttttgatctttttgtAGTTCCACTGATACCCAAATAGTGAAAAACTGTCTAAACCTCACAAAAACAAGGCTTCATGTTTGACGAGTATGTCTTCAGTGACCGTTTCAGTCTTTCAGATACAAATAAACTCTGACTATTAAGAATACAGAAAGAGCATGCGTTCACTTACCCAAAGATACGGGGAGAGAGAGCTCGGCTTTGTTTGTGGGTCGTCGATTGTCCTAGTATGAGCACTCAAACTCTTAAAGAACCAAACATGTAGCATTTCTAATGAGTGAACCAACACTCTCTCAGGCGTTACTTGGCACAGTTTTCAGTCTCTGGATTCATCCGAAGAGATGGGCCTTTGATTAAGACTCAAACTTTTTAATATAAAAGCAGCCCACGAGACTGGTAATCCAAGTTCCAGTTTGTCAAACCCCGTGCCGTTGAAGGGAGAATCAGTATGTACGTAATAATAAATAACTACGTATGGGATGATGATGTTCAGCCTGGGTTTATTTTGAACAAGACGTGACGTGTCACAGTTACATGAATATTTAAGATCAATTCATgaaagtaatatatatatatatatatatatatatcatgcataGATGATCAATGGCCGCCTTGAAGTCTTTATTctatacaataaaaaaaatacaccGGATGAATGGGGGAATTACGCCCCTCTGTGATTTGCTGGCTGATGACTTGGGGGTTCGAGTGTTGGATGCAATTACTTCAACCTCTTCAAAATACAGAGAACTCTTTTGCCGCCCTCATTTTATAGGCAGAAGTGATACTcaattagagcaagttcacccgtagttaagaaatgtcaaggtcgaaaagtcaaggcgtcgaccagtcaagtAACTGTTCACTGCTACTAGACATGAGTttccatccttttttttttcttgactagTCAAGACTATTCATTTTTCACTATTTATcgattttttcttacataaatgaaaaactaggaataagtacaatataacgttatttagttgttgtacgagaaattcggtttctaatcgatttttattttcgaaacaaacgttatttagggggtcgtgaaaattgactttttatacattcggaatttgggaaaacttctttcatgaaagttgtagagctcgtcgatacgatttcatgcatatatggaacgcaatattctgagttcgtatgaatttattatgaatttttaaaatctgaaaattttctataaatagcaaaaaaaatttcaggacgaaaatttttctttttttttcatttcccccctccggctctctctctctcgcgcgcCCCCAGACCTGGCTGGTTTCTTCCGACCCGACCCGCctttttctccctcctccggcgtcCTCCGTCCACGGACTCGGCTcccccgaggtcgcctcacctcTTCCGGCCGCTTCGTGGAGTCAGCCCGCCCAGACGCTGCCCCTAggccgagatcgaagcaaccccaGGTGGAGCAAATCGTCCTCCGGCTAAACCTCATTCGTGCGTCACCTCCACGCGTCCTCTCCTCCTCGTCTCTCTCTGCTTGTCTATCGCTGACGTCGGCCACGTTTGGCTGTAGCCGAGCTGGCGTCTCCTTCGACTAGTCATAATTTTAGTCAGGGTTTTGCCTTTTTTCTTGACCTCGGTCAAGGAAAGCCAAACTTTGGCTGGGTAAAACTAGACCCGTGGAGGGATGATTTTCCCCTTGCCCGATCACCACATCAGTTTTCCTTGCTGGAGCCCGGGCAAAAGAGAACCGCTGGACTTGCTCTTATGGAAATATAGGGGTGACCAAATATTCGTCAGCAAAAGCGGTActcaattttaaaaaattaaaaaattaaaaaaaaaccttcGCCAATAAAAATGTTTTCAATAAATGTAgtaccttttttctttctttctttttttaatagaaaataTATTTAGAATCCATGTTCTACGATAAATATTGGGCGTTGGATATAAATTTACATGAGCATGTCTAGTAGCTATAATCAATCACATGATAAAGCTGTTCATCTTCACTAACAACCACTTTTAGGCTTTTAGCCTGCCTTGCTCCCACAAAAATATAGAGCATCCTTCAGCCCTGGGTAGTTCAAAGAATAATTCTAAACATTCACTGTTCTTCAAACCAATAAAGCATAGATTGTGCAATCCATCCTACAGTCTATTAAGAGTGATGGTAAGACAAACATTGAATTCACTCGTgctaaaattcaaaataaaatctGCCACCAACATTATTCCAAATATTCCAACTTGTCATCCTAAATACAAGTAAACTACAATCAAAAATGCATTGGGAAAGGGGGCAAAACCGCGAAACTAAGTGATCAGTCTCGCGTCCAACCAAAAGGAGCACTGAAATCGCAATGGATCATACAAAGCATGCAGACAGGTCCCAAGCCTGAAACAAAGGCCAAGACACAAACCTAcctcttttgcttttgctttttcctctTGGAGGAAGGCTTCTTAGATAACACTTTTACTGCGGTGGAAGTTCTAAACTCAGTAACATGAGGGTCTTCAGGCAGTGTACATAACAAGAATTTTTTGTTTGAGCCAACTTGGTTGGGAAACAGCTTCAGCATCTTCCTTCCTCTCATCCATTTGAGCATTATCTTCATGTGTGTTTTGCTATTCAATCCACTAACACCAGACTCctgatgatttcaaattcaaaaagaCCTAATCAGAAACATGAACCTATAGAAAATCACAATTCTAGCCTTGTACTCCATATTTCTTTCAAAATAGAAGAGTTTCAATAATCATTAAGTCAAtgatgtttgaaaaaaaaatgaaaacaagtttaGGAGCAGAAAGAGAACGAGAAAGTAGACATAAATATATCTGTTTGAGCATTGCAAATGCAGTAATAAACAGGGTTAAGCACCCTAGCCTCATAATCTCATATAACAACTAGGGAGTAACAATGTCTAGACTTCAGAGTCCACAACAAGAAGAAAGTATGGTCATCCTGAAAAGCTTTTACTATAAGCTCGAGAACTAAAAGACAACAAAATATATTGAGAAAATAAAGCTCTTACTTTCATTTTCATCGTCACAATCTCACACAAGGTATCAGGCTGGAAACAAACCGAGATATCTAAACC contains these protein-coding regions:
- the LOC112175092 gene encoding probable cinnamyl alcohol dehydrogenase 1, translating into MSEKGNCIGYAARDPSGVLSHYEFSRRDLGTDDVSIRITHCGVCYADVIWTRNKHGDSKYPLVPGHEIAGIVKEVGSNVKRFKVGDHVGVGTYVNSCRDCEYCNDGLEVQCVKGSVFTFNGVDADGTITKGGYSSHIVVHDRYCYKIPDNYPLASAAPLLCAGITVYAPMMRHKMNQPGKSLGVIGLGGLGHMAVKFGKAFGLNVTVFSTSITKKEEALSQLGADKFVVSSDQEQMKALVKSLDFIVDTASGDHPFDPYMALLKTGGIFVLVGFPSEIKFSPASLNLGMKTISGSITGGTKDTQEMIDFCAAHGIHPMIEVIPIQYANEAIDRLTKRDVKYRFVIDIENSLK